In the genome of Gloeotrichia echinulata CP02, one region contains:
- a CDS encoding hybrid sensor histidine kinase/response regulator encodes MSMLQYPLYDFLATVPSCLETSALAVVLEIFAHQNCDRLVVVNQNQKPVGLLNSNRLIPKFLAADSGKLYNLQQPLSTLGSAIFEPIQTISAGERVEQLALLWRCQPTQINLNLHWALIDADGKFLGLLDSSRLLGLLAQESLNSAAVRSSGGTFEESSVSNQGQTKIPNLRQKLAYKPLVQLLERLPWPLMLQTGTGEVVAQNPAWWQQLGVLKDPEGIRLEVEQILTPIRAKQPEYAGQQAFKVHPHARGNELYAQEQPTSVKLHLRDEAMAERSQLSAPQPITASNECFWDNQVGACTCIVEMQNGQERVWQFAKIPLDSPERKIDHAELDLDSQLSPDLWLVLATDVTEQQQLCKELAAKNADLIQLNRLKDEFLACISHELKTPLTAVLGLSRLLVDRQLGELNERQARYAGLIHKSGRHLMSVVNDILDLTRMETGQMDLTLAPVTIRSVCERALSEAKAIHSQTSKTTDTAKPPAARSPDDHQFSITIESGLDQMVADELRLRQMLIHLLSNAFKFTEISGEIGLRVSRWEGWIAFTVWDTGIGIPEHQQHLIFQKFQQLENPLTRQFEGTGLGLVLTRALARLHGGDVSFLSREGKGSQFTLLLPPTPPKTGFTDSEDQNTQAPQTRKMGTRGQSVSGRQHQSTTAPHHPTSSKRLVLVVEAVARYIEDLTDHLKGLGYRVVIARSGTEAVEKARRLQPKAIFLNPLLPLLSGWDVLTLLKSDAATRHIPVIVTATAAEKEQAFANRAEGFLSLPVQYQSLAPLLETLCVTPKIQQPGLDSREITPIKTPLRILRLVNPELESLNPHPSLREHRVIEVDDLDQAELLSRVWQFDVVLLDIETPAAQTYLDQIIHHPRLSALPLVTCDVVTTLAASKIPGLSVFPCLTPLGQDYNSRSDKTDPLLSVLQIASGVCCPPSILVVDMTMLPDLPVVRRRQTKGYRSQGGLSSETAERGSEWFQALIQYLQTAGFKAAMGDSWAEVIQQIRHQSVDLLLIGLGESAIHKEALKALKALGDLPCNLPPILVLDQGLNHTAATSKISQLEIEKPRKNGLASIETVVSSISAQILPRSISMEDLLNQINQAVAFKRE; translated from the coding sequence ATGTCAATGCTACAGTACCCGCTTTATGACTTTCTAGCAACCGTACCCAGCTGCTTAGAAACTAGTGCCCTAGCAGTGGTGCTGGAGATTTTTGCTCACCAAAACTGCGATCGCTTGGTAGTGGTGAATCAAAACCAAAAGCCCGTCGGCTTGCTAAACTCCAACCGTTTAATACCCAAATTTTTGGCAGCAGATAGTGGTAAATTGTATAATTTACAACAACCACTATCAACATTAGGTTCAGCCATTTTTGAGCCAATACAAACCATATCAGCTGGTGAGCGCGTCGAGCAACTAGCTTTGCTTTGGCGTTGTCAACCAACACAAATAAATCTTAACTTACATTGGGCGCTCATTGACGCAGATGGCAAATTCTTGGGGCTACTTGATAGTTCACGCCTTTTGGGCTTATTAGCTCAGGAGTCCCTAAACTCAGCGGCTGTGAGGTCATCTGGGGGTACTTTTGAGGAATCGAGTGTCAGCAATCAGGGACAGACAAAGATCCCAAATCTCCGCCAGAAACTAGCATACAAGCCACTTGTACAGTTATTAGAACGACTACCTTGGCCTTTGATGTTGCAAACTGGTACTGGCGAGGTGGTGGCACAAAATCCAGCCTGGTGGCAACAATTGGGAGTATTGAAAGATCCAGAAGGAATCAGGCTAGAGGTGGAGCAGATACTTACCCCTATCCGCGCCAAACAACCTGAATACGCCGGTCAACAAGCATTCAAAGTTCATCCCCATGCTAGGGGAAATGAGCTATATGCTCAAGAGCAACCCACATCAGTCAAACTGCATTTGCGGGATGAAGCAATGGCTGAACGGTCACAATTATCTGCACCACAGCCAATCACAGCATCCAATGAGTGCTTTTGGGATAACCAAGTGGGTGCTTGTACCTGCATTGTCGAAATGCAAAATGGTCAAGAGCGCGTCTGGCAGTTTGCTAAAATTCCTTTAGATAGTCCAGAAAGGAAAATCGATCATGCTGAGTTAGATTTAGACTCACAACTAAGTCCTGACCTGTGGCTGGTGTTAGCTACGGATGTCACCGAGCAACAGCAATTGTGTAAAGAACTCGCAGCCAAGAATGCTGATCTGATTCAACTCAATCGGTTAAAAGATGAGTTTTTAGCTTGTATTAGTCATGAACTAAAGACACCGCTGACAGCGGTTTTGGGCTTATCGCGGTTACTTGTAGACCGGCAATTGGGAGAACTAAATGAGCGTCAAGCCCGCTATGCGGGACTAATTCATAAAAGCGGACGCCACTTGATGAGTGTGGTCAATGACATCTTGGATTTGACCCGAATGGAGACGGGACAGATGGATCTGACCCTAGCCCCAGTCACAATTCGCTCTGTATGTGAACGTGCTTTATCGGAAGCCAAAGCCATCCACTCTCAAACCAGCAAAACCACAGATACCGCCAAACCTCCAGCAGCACGTTCACCCGATGATCACCAATTTAGCATTACCATTGAATCAGGTTTAGACCAGATGGTAGCTGATGAATTGCGCTTGCGTCAGATGCTGATCCACCTGCTTTCTAATGCCTTTAAGTTTACCGAAATATCTGGGGAAATTGGGTTACGGGTAAGTCGTTGGGAAGGGTGGATTGCCTTTACAGTCTGGGATACAGGAATTGGCATTCCCGAACACCAGCAACATTTAATCTTTCAAAAATTCCAACAATTAGAAAATCCCCTGACTCGTCAGTTTGAAGGAACTGGTTTAGGGCTGGTGTTAACTAGGGCTTTGGCTCGCCTCCACGGTGGAGATGTCAGTTTCCTTTCTCGTGAAGGTAAAGGTAGCCAATTTACACTGCTGCTACCGCCGACTCCCCCAAAAACAGGCTTTACTGACTCAGAAGACCAAAATACACAAGCCCCACAGACAAGAAAAATGGGGACCAGGGGACAATCTGTGTCCGGGCGTCAGCACCAAAGCACCACAGCACCACATCACCCCACATCTTCCAAGCGATTGGTGTTAGTAGTTGAGGCCGTTGCCAGATATATTGAAGACTTGACCGACCATCTCAAAGGTTTAGGTTATCGGGTAGTAATTGCTCGTTCCGGTACAGAAGCAGTAGAAAAAGCTCGTCGCTTACAGCCAAAAGCTATCTTCTTGAATCCATTGCTACCTCTACTATCGGGTTGGGATGTGCTGACCTTACTAAAATCTGATGCTGCAACTCGTCATATTCCCGTAATTGTTACAGCGACAGCAGCCGAAAAGGAACAAGCATTTGCTAACCGAGCCGAGGGTTTCTTGAGCTTACCAGTACAATATCAAAGCTTGGCACCCCTCCTAGAAACTTTATGTGTGACACCAAAAATTCAGCAACCAGGGTTAGACAGCCGTGAAATCACCCCAATTAAAACCCCACTGCGAATTCTGCGATTAGTCAATCCAGAATTGGAATCACTTAATCCTCATCCTTCACTGCGAGAACACCGAGTGATCGAAGTAGATGATTTGGATCAGGCTGAACTCTTGTCTCGGGTTTGGCAGTTTGATGTAGTGTTATTGGATATAGAAACTCCGGCGGCCCAAACTTACCTCGATCAAATTATTCATCACCCCCGGTTGTCGGCCTTACCTCTGGTTACTTGCGATGTGGTAACTACTTTGGCAGCTTCCAAAATACCAGGTCTATCTGTGTTTCCTTGCTTAACACCATTAGGTCAAGATTATAACAGTCGGAGCGACAAAACAGATCCCTTGTTATCAGTGCTGCAAATTGCATCTGGTGTCTGCTGTCCACCCAGTATCTTAGTGGTAGATATGACAATGCTACCCGATTTGCCTGTTGTTAGACGTAGGCAAACAAAGGGTTATCGTTCACAAGGCGGACTTAGTAGTGAAACCGCAGAACGGGGGTCTGAGTGGTTCCAAGCGTTGATTCAGTACTTGCAAACAGCTGGCTTCAAAGCAGCGATGGGTGACTCTTGGGCAGAAGTTATACAACAAATTCGTCATCAAAGCGTTGACTTACTGCTGATTGGTTTAGGAGAATCCGCCATCCATAAAGAAGCACTCAAAGCACTCAAAGCATTGGGAGATTTGCCTTGTAATTTGCCACCAATTTTAGTCCTCGATCAAGGATTAAATCACACTGCCGCAACTTCTAAAATTTCTCAGCTAGAAATTGAGAAACCGAGGAAGAATGGATTGGCTTCAATAGAAACTGTTGTGAGTAGCATCTCTGCCCAGATTTTACCACGCTCAATCTCAATGGAAGATTTATTAAACCAGATTAATCAAGCTGTAGCCTTTAAGAGGGAGTAA
- a CDS encoding glycosyltransferase family 39 protein → MKMKLSVPSTVDKWLNNIVERPALAVTVSILWLIVIGWLAYGWNLGTIGLIDETEPLFAEASRQMYVTGDWITPFFNGETRFDKPALIYWCQAIAYAIFGVNEWAVRLPSAIAAIAVMSFAFYTIHWSIAKQDELEKLSRPTRPYITAAVGAALMAFCPEMIVWGRIGVSDMLMTGCIASALLCFFLGYARNEGTREESTRSLFPNNWYLACYVLIAGAILTKGPVGIVLPGLIIGAFLLYLGKFREVGRQMRPLMGLLIILVLSVPWYALVIWRNGWDYINAFFGYHNLERFTEVVNGHSAPWYFYFLVVLLGFAPYSVYLPAAMARLKFWQLSHWRTQERSQQLGLFACFWFLGVFGFFTIAVTKLPSYVLPLMPAAAILVALFWSDLIKDNGTRNQSISRRSFLWSSWVNVAFLSALAVGLFHLSQIIGRDPAAPNLYQLIQQSGLPVYGGFIWLLGALIIAALIMSHRWHFVIGVNLLGFAAFLAISLMPSVYFMDQERQLPLRELSAIAVQVQQPNEEFLMVGFKKPTVVFYTHKLVKYIDTPQEAVDHIHNQTTKQVLPTSLLVLSEQDKFVEMGLQPDEYKHIATKGAYYLFRVPIKKIKPVKLDISYQFP, encoded by the coding sequence ATGAAGATGAAATTGAGTGTTCCCAGTACTGTTGACAAGTGGCTAAACAATATAGTAGAGCGCCCAGCCCTTGCTGTGACTGTATCGATTTTGTGGTTGATTGTGATTGGTTGGTTAGCTTACGGGTGGAATTTGGGCACTATCGGCTTAATTGATGAAACAGAACCACTGTTTGCTGAAGCTTCCCGTCAAATGTATGTCACAGGTGATTGGATCACCCCATTTTTCAACGGTGAAACTCGTTTCGATAAACCTGCTTTAATTTATTGGTGTCAGGCGATCGCCTATGCAATTTTTGGAGTGAATGAGTGGGCGGTCCGTCTACCGTCCGCGATCGCCGCGATTGCGGTGATGAGTTTCGCTTTTTACACTATACATTGGTCTATTGCCAAACAAGACGAATTAGAGAAGCTTTCCAGGCCGACTCGCCCCTACATCACCGCTGCAGTAGGCGCAGCTTTGATGGCGTTTTGTCCAGAAATGATTGTCTGGGGAAGAATCGGTGTTTCCGATATGCTGATGACTGGCTGCATAGCATCGGCTTTGTTATGCTTTTTTCTGGGGTACGCCAGAAACGAAGGAACTAGGGAGGAATCTACCCGATCCCTATTCCCGAATAACTGGTATTTGGCTTGTTATGTCCTCATCGCTGGTGCAATTTTAACAAAAGGGCCAGTGGGAATTGTTCTGCCTGGACTAATTATTGGTGCATTTTTACTATACCTGGGCAAATTCCGAGAAGTAGGGCGACAAATGCGCCCCCTCATGGGTTTGCTGATTATTTTAGTTTTATCAGTCCCCTGGTATGCCCTTGTAATTTGGCGCAATGGCTGGGATTATATTAATGCCTTTTTTGGTTATCACAACCTAGAACGCTTCACAGAAGTTGTTAATGGTCACTCAGCGCCCTGGTATTTTTACTTTCTGGTAGTGTTGCTAGGCTTTGCGCCTTACTCAGTATACTTGCCTGCCGCAATGGCTAGGCTGAAGTTTTGGCAACTATCGCACTGGCGCACACAAGAACGCTCTCAGCAATTGGGTTTATTTGCTTGCTTCTGGTTTCTGGGTGTTTTTGGCTTTTTTACGATCGCAGTTACCAAACTCCCCAGCTATGTATTACCTTTAATGCCAGCCGCCGCTATTTTGGTAGCCCTATTCTGGAGCGATCTCATCAAGGACAATGGAACACGTAATCAATCCATCTCCCGTAGATCCTTTCTCTGGAGTAGCTGGGTAAATGTAGCATTTTTATCAGCACTCGCAGTGGGATTATTTCACTTATCCCAAATTATCGGCAGAGACCCCGCCGCACCCAACTTATACCAACTAATTCAACAATCGGGTTTACCAGTATATGGCGGTTTCATTTGGCTCCTTGGGGCCTTAATTATTGCCGCTTTAATCATGAGTCACCGTTGGCACTTTGTCATTGGTGTAAATTTACTGGGTTTTGCCGCCTTTTTGGCCATAAGTTTGATGCCCTCTGTGTATTTTATGGATCAGGAACGTCAGCTACCCTTACGGGAATTGTCGGCGATCGCAGTTCAGGTACAACAACCAAATGAAGAATTTCTCATGGTTGGCTTCAAAAAACCTACAGTTGTATTTTATACGCATAAATTAGTAAAATACATAGATACTCCCCAAGAAGCTGTAGACCATATTCACAATCAGACTACCAAGCAAGTCTTGCCTACCTCGCTGTTGGTTCTGTCTGAACAGGACAAATTTGTGGAAATGGGCTTACAACCTGATGAATACAAACACATAGCCACCAAGGGTGCTTATTACCTGTTTCGAGTACCCATTAAGAAAATCAAACCAGTCAAATTAGATATATCGTATCAATTCCCTTAA